In one Dunckerocampus dactyliophorus isolate RoL2022-P2 chromosome 9, RoL_Ddac_1.1, whole genome shotgun sequence genomic region, the following are encoded:
- the LOC129187525 gene encoding dynein regulatory complex subunit 2-like, which translates to MPKKGKGKKGKGAGDDPSLRPQILRDKLKKEKAYTAGNAVKLKDTYRLNLRGERCFQLKEDIAALRRTFERRDQDLNRAVERFACGVQESERLSAQVWRVHQENVERLRTLQEKRVRFLQEQWDVGQEVIGHRLEFLSKTMVTYFLQAQVGFEDTLIHLERHHQQALATIHRLYSEPMEAHSAYEKTKAFEVEECFLDQNVKVLKNQKAEKRYIIEKENVELMEMKKQVSVTTSKKGVALYNTIIEAQSRLETTEKSNSAMTAKLTAARNNAKAKIHMLLSQMARDRVPVQMMIKEISLRSNDAAKSLRTIITKGTRVLKLAEMCRHLESQQKGLVAARELAQESGTQAVQPSHMLEFPELKKRFNTAQVHQEALMERSRNLKQENQQLQLLKYQRTDAKTINSDTHNGPYNPLLVKLAPVMKNGDSKHRRCVVEGVHAIRTLTVNE; encoded by the coding sequence ATGcccaaaaaaggaaaaggaaagaagggcaaaggtGCAGGAGACGACCCCAGTCTCCGCCCCCAGATCCTGCGggacaagctgaagaaggagaaaGCCTACACGGCAGGGAACGCCGTGAAGCTGAAGGACACCTATCGCCTCAATCTGCGCGGCGAAAGATGCTTCCAGCTCAAGGAGGACATTGCGGCTCTGCGCCGGACGTTTGAGCGGCGGGATCAGGACCTGAACCGCGCAGTGGAGAGGTTTGCGTGCGGCGTGCAGGAGTCGGAGCGTCTCTCGGCCCAGGTGTGGCGCGTCCACCAGGAGAATGTGGAGCGTCTGCGCACCTTGCAGGAGAAGAGGGTCAGGTTCCTGCAGGAACAGTGGGACGTTGGCCAGGAGGTCATTGGCCACAGGCTTGAGTTCCTTAGCAAAACTATGGTGACCTACTTCCTGCAGGCTCAAGTGGGTTTTGAGGATACGTTGATCCACTTGGAGCGACACCACCAGCAGGCCTTGGCGACCATCCACAGGCTGTACAGTGAGCCCATGGAGGCTCACTCGGCGTATGAGAAGACGAAGGCCTTCGAGGTGGAGGAGTGTTTCTTGGATCAGAATGTCAAGGTTCTCAAGAACCAAAAGGCAGAGAAGCGCTACATCATAGAGAAGGAGAACGTGGAGCTCATGGAGATGAAAAAGCAAGTCTCGGTCACCACATCCAAGAAGGGCGTGGCGCTGTACAACACCATCATCGAGGCGCAGTCCAGGCTGGAGACCACTGAGAAGAGCAACTCGGCCATGACGGCTAAGCTGACGGCCGCCAGGAACAACGCCAAAGCCAAGATCCACATGCTCCTGAGCCAGATGGCTCGGGATCGAGTGCCTGTCCAAATGATGATCAAAGAGATCAGCCTTCGCAGCAACGATGCCGCCAAGAGCCTGAGGACCATCATCACCAAGGGCACCAGGGTACTGAAGTTGGCGGAGATGTGCCGCCATCTGGAGAGCCAGCAAAAGGGCCTAGTGGCTGCTAGAGAACTAGCCCAGGAGTCCGGGACACAGGCGGTGCAGCCATCGCACATGCTAGAGTTCCCTGAGCTGAAGAAGCGCTTCAACACTGCACAAGTCCATCAAGAGGCTTTGATGGAGCGCAGCAGGAACCTCAAGCAGGAGAACCAGCAGCTGCAGCTCCTCAAATACCAACGCACGGACGCCAAGACCATAAACTCTGACACCCACAACGGACCTTACAACCCCCTGCTGGTGAAACTGGCCCCCGTTATGAAGAATGGTGACAGTAAGCACAGGCGCTGTGTTGTTGAGGGGGTACACGCCATCAGGACACTCACTGTGAACGAATGA